In Magnolia sinica isolate HGM2019 chromosome 12, MsV1, whole genome shotgun sequence, a single genomic region encodes these proteins:
- the LOC131219983 gene encoding calcium-dependent protein kinase 1-like gives MWFSGHKCVSVDTAYHLFEKMPKQSFTSSDTILTGFANNGQEEEAIADIMIYRTVVSSNDHLDATDYEVRIISSGINSLGVLHVHSLHSLILVTKEPILNYKGVLGVDSSFLSGEIFTDVVGSPYYVAPEVLRKRYGPEADVWSAGVIVYFLLSGVPPYWAESEQGIFEQVLNGDLDFSSDPWPSISESAKHLARRMLIRDPKKQLTTHQVLCHPWVQVDGIAPDQPLDSAVPSRMKQFSAMSKIKKMALRVIQVAC, from the exons ATGTGGTTTAGTGGACACAAATGTGTTTCAGTGGACACTGCTTACCatctgtttgagaaaatgcccaaGCAGAGCTTTACGTCTTCGGACACCATTCTAACGGGGTTTGCGAACAATGGTCAGGAAGAGGAGGCTATTGCAGATATCATGATATATCG TACAGTTGTGTCTTCCAATGATCATTTGGACGCCACTGACTACGAGGTTAGGATTATCTCTTCAGG TATCAACTCTCTTGGGGTATTGCATGTTCATTCCCTGCACTCATTGATTCTTGTCACCAAGGAACCAATCTTGAACTATAAAGGAGTTCTTG GAGTTGACAGTTCTTTCCTTTCAGGGGAAATATTCACCGATGTGGTCGGGAGCCCATACTATGTGGCACCAGAAGTGTTGCGAAAGCGCTACGGTCCTGAGGCTGATGTCTGGAGTGCTGGTGTAATTGTTTACTTTTTGTTAAGCGGGGTCCCTCCATATTGGGCAG AATCCGAGCAAGGAATATTTGAACAGGTTTTGAATGGGGACCTTGACTTTTCATCAGATCCATGGCCTAGTATCTCTGAAAGTGCAAAACATTTAGCAAGGAGAATGCTTATTAGAGACCCAAAAAAGCAGCTGACCACCCATCAAGTTCTGT GCCATCCATGGGTTCAGGTTGATGGTATAGCTCCTGATCAGCCTCTTGATTCTGCAGTTCCAAGTCGCATGAAGCAATTCTCTGCTATGAGCAAGATCAAGAAAATGGCCCTCAGAGTGATTCAAgttgcttgctga